TCGCCTACCAGCTCAAGGGCGCCGAGCGGTTCTTCGAACGCCCCGAGGTCCGCGAGGCCGGCGTGCTGCTCAAGGGCGCCGCCCGGGCCGCCGACGACCCGCTGACCTCCGGCGCGCCCGACCTCGCCGCCCAGGTCCGCGCGGTGCTCGCCACCCGCGGCTTCGCGGCCGCCCCGCCGGCCGGCTCCGGCGCCGTCCGCGAGCGCTGGGAGTCGCTGAACGCGCTGGTCCGCCTCGCCGAGGAGTTCGAGGCCGCCCGCCGGTCCGCCGGGGCCCCGGCCGACCTCGCCGCCTACGTCGCCGAGCTGGACGCCCGGGCCGCCGCCCAGCACGCCCCCGCCGTCGAGGGCGTCACGCTCGCCTCGCTGCACGCCGCCAAGGGCCTGGAGTGGGACGCGGTGTTCCTGGTCGGCCTGAGCGAGGGCACGCTGCCGATCATCTACGCCAAGACCGACGAGCAGGTCGAGGAGGAGCGCCGGCTGCTCTACGTCGGCGTCACCCGGGCCCGCCGCTTCCTGACCCTCTCCTGGTCGCTCTCCCGCTCCCCGGGCGGCCGCGCCTCCCGCAAGCCCACCCGCTTCCTGGACGGCCTGCGCCCCGGCTCCGCCGGCCCCGGCGCGCGCGCCCGGGGCGGGCGCGGGGGCGTCGAGCCGGGCGCGGAGCGCTCCGCCGCGCGCCGGGCGCGCGGCCCGGTCAAGTGCCGGGTCTGCGAGCGCACCCTGACCGACGCCGTCGAGCGCAAGCTCCGCCGCTGCGAGGGCTGCCCGTCCACGATGGACGAGGCGCTCTACGAGCGGCTGCGCGAGTGGCGCTCGGTCAAGGCCAAGGAGCAGGGCGCCCCGGCCTACGTGGTGTTCACCGACGCCACCCTGACGGCCATCGCGGAGGACGTGCCGGGCAGCCTCGCGGAGCTGTCCCGGATCTCCGGAGTGGGCGCCATGAAGCTGGACAAGTACGGCTCCGACGTGCTCTTGTTGTGTGCGGGGGAGAGTCCGGAGCCGGTGGGGGAGACCGACCGCGAACCGGAGCCCGCCCCGTCCGAGGGCGAAGCCGGGAACCAGGCTGAGAACTCGCCGGAAAAATAGTTTGCGCGCCGCATGGACGGCGCAATAGCCTGCCGGAGCGGTCAAGGGGACGAGGCCGCGAAGCTCGCAGAGGGCCTGTTTCTGCGTGCACTGACCATCAACCAGATATCGGAGCCCGGGCGACCGGGCACCGCGAGACGCCGAGAGGAGGCGAGTTCAGTGGAGACCAAGATGATCACCAAAGTGACCGACCTGATGACCACCCTCGCCATGCCCTCGCGCGTCAGCGCTTCGGGTCTGGGTCTCGGCACGGCCGGCGGCGACGCCGGAGTCCTGCTGTCCGAGCACTGCCTTGTCAGTGATCTCGGCAATGCTGTGGCCACCCGTGTCGAGGCAGGTCCCTCCCGTGACTGGGCGACGTTCGGCGGCGGCATTTCGCTGTCCGACGAGCGACCGACCAAGGCACCGAAGGCGGTAGTGGCAGAGGCCCTGCATGGGCGCTATGCCGCAGTCATCGGTGCCGGAAGCAACAAGCAGGACCAGCAGATCTCCCTGGCCGAAGCCGCCGTCCGCGGCGCCGAGGCCGGCCGGAAGCAGGCTTTTCGCGGGCCTGGACCCTGGAGCGAACGACCCTGACTGAACCAGTCACGGGCGGTGCCTCCAGGGCCGCGGAAACCCAGCAACCGGGTTCCGCGGCCCTTCTGTTTTGTCCGGTACGCAAGACCACCCAGGCCCCCCGGGGCCTCCGGACCGCTCCGCACCACGGAACGGCCGGACCCACATCGAAGACGAGGAAGACGCCCACAGTGTCCACGGTCATCACACCGCCGCCCCTCCCGTCCGTACCGACCGACAAGACCGTCAAGGCCGACCAGGCCCACCCCCCGGAGGTAACACTCATGCAGCTCACCGCCATCGACGAGGCTGACTCGCTCGGGCTCCCCATCCCGTGCCGGGCCTTCGACCCGGAGGTCTTCTTCGCGGAGACCCCCGCGGACGTCGAGTACGCCAAGTCGCTGTGTGGCACCTGCCCCGTCAAGGCCGCCTGCCTCACCGGTGCCCTGGAGCGCCGCGAGCCCTGGGGCGTCTGGGGCGGCGAGCTCTTCGTGCAGGGCGTCGTCGTCGCCCGGAAGCGCCCGCGTGGCCGTCCGCGCAAGACCGAGGTCATGGCGTGAACCCCGCAGCCAGGGCCGACCGCAGCGGCACCGGAGCCGTCCGCAGGGGAGAGCAGCCCCCGCTGGACACCGCTCTGCGCCACTCGGTACGCATCGCGGCCGCCAAGGCCGACGCAGAACTGACCCGTCCCTTCCCGACCACGCACCACGAGCAGGACCACCACATGAACCCCGCCGGCATCGATCCGACCGTCCGCTCCGAGCAGACCACCGAACTTCAGATCCAGAACAGGACCCTCGAGATGAATCTCCTCCAAGAATCCCTGGCGCGCGCGCATATGCAGCAACGCCTCCACGAGGCCGAGGAGCAACGCCTCGGCCTGCGGGTGCTGCGCGCGGCGCGGCTGCGCCGCCGGGCCGAACGTGCCTCGCTGCGCGCCCGCAAGGCCCTCGCCGTCGCCCTGATGTGACGGATGCTCCACCCCGCCGGTCGGCCGCGAGGCCCCGCCGGTGACCGACCCCTGAACGCCGACGGCCGGCTCCCCGCCCCGGGGAGCCGGCCGTCGGCGCGTTCCCGCTGAATCCAGGACTTCTGCGGCTCCCAGGGCCTCCGTCGGGCCCGGGTGTCGGGCGTCCAACTCCAGGGTTCCGTACTGCTGTTCGCCACCCGAACAGGTCGTGCAAGGATGGCCCCCATGTGGTCCTCCCTCCCGCTCGGCGAGCGGCTGCGCGCCGAACTCGGCCCGCCGCGCAAGGTCCGCCGCCTGGTCAGCAGCCCGCGCTCCCGGGTCTGGCGGGCCGAGCTCTCCGGCCGCCCCGTGGTGGTCAAGCAGTTGGTCGACTCGCCCGGGGCCGACGGCCGTTACGCCCGCGAGGCGGCCGGGCTCTCCCTCGCCGCCCGGCCCGGCCGACCCGGCCCCCCGGTGGCGCCCGCCCTGCTCGGCGCCGACCCGGCCGCCCGCCTGCTGGTGCTGGAACGCCTGGAGGACCGCACCCCGGGCCCCGACTGGCAGCGCGAGTACGCCACCGCGCTGGCCGGGCTGCACGCCAGCGCCCCCGCCGACCTCCAGGACCTCGCCGGGACGGCCCCCGCCACCGACCTGCCCGCCTGGACCGGCCCGACCGGGCGCGACCTCGGCTGCTTCATCGCCCTGGCCCGAATCCTCGACGTCCCGGCCCCGCCCGGCGCCCGCGCCGAGGCCGAGGCGCTGCTCGACCGGCTCTCCGCCACCCCCGTCCGGCACGCGCTGCTGCACGGCGACCCCTGCCCCGGCAACGACCTGCACACCGCCGACGGCGTCCGGTTCGTCGACTTCGAGCAGTCCGCGCTCGGCCCGGGCGCCGTCGAGTTCGCCTACCTGCGGATCGGCTTCCCCACCTGCTGGTGCTCCACCGCCCCGCCCGCCGCCGTGCTGGCCGAGGCCGAGGCCGCCTACCGCACCGCCTGGCGGGCGGCCACCGGCACCGAGGCCGCCACCCCCGCCGAACTCGCCGACGCCTGCGCCGGCTGGCTGCTGCGCGGCGACGCCCTCGTCCCCAAGGCCGAACGCGGCACCGCCGACCACCTGTCCCGCCTCCACCACGGCGACTGGACCTGGGGCAACGCCACCGCCCGCCGCCGCCTCCTGCACCGCCTGCGGGTGGTCGCCGAACTCGCCGACGCCGACACCGCCCTCCCGGTCTTCGGCCGCTTCTGCGCCACCCTGGCCGCCCGCGCCCGCACCGCCTGGCCCACCGCCACCCCACTCCCCGCCGAACGGGCCTGACCGCCCGCGGGGCCGCGAGCCCGCCGCCCGCGAGCCTCGGCCGGGGCCCGGACACCCGCGCCTCGGGGCCTCCGGAGGCGCGGGTGTCCGGGTCCCGGCTCAGTCGGCTTCCGGCCCCGGCCCCGGCTCCGGCCCGGCTTCCGGCCCGGTCTTCGGCTCGTTCCCCGGTCCGGCGAAGCCGGGCAGCCAGCGGAGCAGTTCCTCGTGCAGGCGGACGGTGGCGCCGAGCTGGCACAGGACGCCGATGGTGGAGAGGGTGACGCGGTGGATCAGCAGGTAGGAGGGCGGGAGGTTGAGCTGCTTGCCGAGGTTGTAGGCGGGGGAGCGCGGGTCGGCGATCCGGGCGGCCTGGGTGCGCATCCACGGGCGGCTGAAGGTGAACTGCTCGGCGCGGGTGGGCTCGATGATCGGGAGCAGGTAGTCGAGCACCGCGTCCGGGTCGAGCGAGATGCCGGGACGGACGAAGTTCTCCTGCCTGAGCAGGTCGTACACCGCCCCGGCGTCCCCGGCCAGGGCCAGCCGCAGGGAGGTGCCGATCGTGCGGGGCAGGCCGCCGGGGAGGCGGTCGACGGTGCCGAAGTCGAGCACGCCCAGCTTCCAACTCGCGGCGGTGCGGCCGGTCTTGACCAGCCGGAAGTTGCCGGGGTGCGGGTCGGCGTGCAGCAGGCCGGTGCGGCTCGGGCCGGCGAACAGGAAGCGGGCGAGCAGCTGCCCGGCCCGGTCGCGCTCGGCCCGGGTGCCGTCCGAGACGACCTGGGAGAGCGGCTTGCCCTCCAGCCACTCGGTGACCAGCACCCGCCCGGACTGGGCCACCACCCGGGGCACCACGATGTCGGCGTCCCCGGCGAACTCCCGGGCGTGCAACTGCTGGGACTCCGCCTCCAGCCCGTAGTCCAGCTCCTCGGTGACCCGCTCGCGCAGCTCGGCGATCAGCGGCTTGATGTCCACGCCCGGGATCAGCGGACCCAGCATCCGGGCCACCCGGGAGAGCTGGCTCAGGTCGCTGAGCAGGGCGTCGCCCGCGCCCGGGTACTGGATCTTGACCGCGACGTCCCGCCCGTCCTTCCAGACGGCGCGGTGCACCTGGCCGATCGAGGCGGCGGCGGACGGCTGGTCGGAGAAGGAGCGGAAGCCGTCGGCCCAGTCCTCCCCGAGGTCGGCGGCCAGCACCGCGTGCACGGTGCGGGTCGGCATCGCCGGGGCGGACTCCTGGAGCTTGGTGAGCGCGGCCCGGTAGGGGCCCGCGACGTCCTCCGGGAGGGCGGACTCGAAGACCGACATGGCCTGCCCGAACTTCATCGCACCGCCCTTCAGCTTGCCGAGGGTGGCGAAGAGCTGCTCCGCGGTCTGGGCCTGGAGCTCGGCCGCCACCTCCTCCGCGGGCCGTCCGCCCAGGCGCTTGCCCAGGCCGAGGGTGGCCCGCCCGGCGAAGCTCAGCGGCAGGGCCGCCAGCCGGGCCGTCCGGGAGACCGCCTTGCGCGGCATGTCAGACATCCGCCGCCTCCGTCCGGACGGTGCGGCCGGCGGTGGCCGGAGCCGCCCCGGCGCGCGGGTGGGCGACCGGCCGGGCCGGGCCGGTCCTTGCCTTGCGCGGTAGATCGCTCACCGGACCTCCTGATCCTCCGGACCGACCGGCGCCCCGCCGGCGGTCGGTACAGCGCCGCTCCCGGACCCGCCCGGCGGCTCCGGCCCCGACGGCCGCCGCCCGCCCGGCCTCCGGAAGCGGTGCACCGGGACGGGTGGCGACGGATCGGGTCTGCGGGCTGCCGGACGGGCCCCAGGGCTCGTCCTAGGCCATTGTGCCCGTTCGCCCCGGTGTGGCGGACTGCCAGAGGCAACCGCAGTCCGGGTGGCTGCGCAGCCGCAGCCGCCGGACCATGCCGTCGGCGGCGGACAGCTCGCACCAGCCGTCCACGCTCGGCGGCAGCACCCCGTCCAGGTACAGCTGGGCGTGCAGCGCGGCGAGCCCCGCGACCGAGGCCGCGACCGCGCCGTCGCAGGCCGGGACGCGGGCCCGGCCGGGGCCCTCGTCGATCAGCTGGGCCAGCAGCCGGGGCCACGCCTCGTCCTCGTCGCGCCGGGCCAGGGTCGCGCAGCTGCCGCAGGCGGAGGCGCCGGGGACGACCAGCGGGCCGACCACGCCGAGGTGTTCGAGCACCCCGGTGTACAGGTGCGGGACGCCGGCCCGCATCAGCTCCTGGGCGTCCACCGCGGCCCCGGTGTACGCGGCGGAGCCGTCCCGCGGGGCGAGCACCACCAGCGTGGGCGGCGGGGGAGCGGCGGGCGGGCGCCGGTAGCGCTCGCCGACCGGGGCGCCGGTGACGCGGTGCACCAGCTCGCGGGCGGCGGTGGAGCGCAGCCGCCCGATGTCGCCCGGTGGCAGGCCGCCGGGCAGGCAGTCCCGGGCGGCGACCCGGCCGCGGTCCAGCACCGCGACCTCGCCGATCCCGCCGGCCGCCAGCGCGGCCCCGACGGCGGCCCCGACCCGCCCGGCGCCGCGCACCTCGACCCGGGCCCGGACCCGGCCGTGCAGCACGGCGGCGGCCTCGCCCGGCGCGGGGTGCACCAGGGAGAGCGAGGCCAGCTCGGGGCCGAGCAGGTCGCGCCGGGCGGGTGGGTACAGCTCCAGCACGTCCCGCAGGGCCTGGGCGTCGTCCAGCAGCTCGCTGCGGCCGAGCGAGTCGAGCACCGCCCGGCAGTACTCGGCGCTCAGCCCGAGCCGCTGCCCGGCGGCGATCAGCGCGGGGCCGTCCCGGCTGCCGTCGATCAGCTCCAGGAAGCCGGCCAGCTTGCGGTCGACGCCCTCGATCAGCCGGGCGTGCCGCCGTACGGTGCCGAACTGCAGGGTCTGCTTCTCCCGCCAGAGCCGGGACAGGGCGGGCTTGATCACGGGGCGCATGCGGGTACCTCCCACGGTCGGGACCCCGGCGTCGGGATCGCCGGTGACCGCAGCTTGCCCGCCCGTCCGGACCGGCGGAAATCCGTTGTCCACAGCCCCGGTGTGACGATCGGTTCATCGCCGCGCACCGCCTGTGGACAACGCACCCGGGTGGACCCGTGGGCCGCGCCGTCCCGCTGCCGGACTTCTGTCACGGGGAGCGGGTAACGTCCTGTGCCATGGCAGCCGAACGGGACTCCCATCGGTCGGCGTCGCATCGGCGTGC
This is a stretch of genomic DNA from Kitasatospora fiedleri. It encodes these proteins:
- a CDS encoding WhiB family transcriptional regulator, producing the protein MSTVITPPPLPSVPTDKTVKADQAHPPEVTLMQLTAIDEADSLGLPIPCRAFDPEVFFAETPADVEYAKSLCGTCPVKAACLTGALERREPWGVWGGELFVQGVVVARKRPRGRPRKTEVMA
- a CDS encoding aminoglycoside phosphotransferase family protein, which translates into the protein MWSSLPLGERLRAELGPPRKVRRLVSSPRSRVWRAELSGRPVVVKQLVDSPGADGRYAREAAGLSLAARPGRPGPPVAPALLGADPAARLLVLERLEDRTPGPDWQREYATALAGLHASAPADLQDLAGTAPATDLPAWTGPTGRDLGCFIALARILDVPAPPGARAEAEALLDRLSATPVRHALLHGDPCPGNDLHTADGVRFVDFEQSALGPGAVEFAYLRIGFPTCWCSTAPPAAVLAEAEAAYRTAWRAATGTEAATPAELADACAGWLLRGDALVPKAERGTADHLSRLHHGDWTWGNATARRRLLHRLRVVAELADADTALPVFGRFCATLAARARTAWPTATPLPAERA
- a CDS encoding ABC1 kinase family protein, encoding MSDMPRKAVSRTARLAALPLSFAGRATLGLGKRLGGRPAEEVAAELQAQTAEQLFATLGKLKGGAMKFGQAMSVFESALPEDVAGPYRAALTKLQESAPAMPTRTVHAVLAADLGEDWADGFRSFSDQPSAAASIGQVHRAVWKDGRDVAVKIQYPGAGDALLSDLSQLSRVARMLGPLIPGVDIKPLIAELRERVTEELDYGLEAESQQLHAREFAGDADIVVPRVVAQSGRVLVTEWLEGKPLSQVVSDGTRAERDRAGQLLARFLFAGPSRTGLLHADPHPGNFRLVKTGRTAASWKLGVLDFGTVDRLPGGLPRTIGTSLRLALAGDAGAVYDLLRQENFVRPGISLDPDAVLDYLLPIIEPTRAEQFTFSRPWMRTQAARIADPRSPAYNLGKQLNLPPSYLLIHRVTLSTIGVLCQLGATVRLHEELLRWLPGFAGPGNEPKTGPEAGPEPGPGPEAD